Proteins encoded together in one Streptomyces sp. TLI_171 window:
- the efeB gene encoding iron uptake transporter deferrochelatase/peroxidase subunit, with product MDAENEQQAAPAEHGGEAQRAGLSRRAVIGWAGAGVALGAAAVGTVAAATMSSDESGAAPQAPDVPFYGEHQAGISTPVQDRLHFAAFDVITTDRDALVKMLKEWTKAAAAMTGGREVGGGAVGAVPESPPDDTGEALGLPASRLTLTIGFGPTLFEKDGQDRFGLKAKRPEALVELPKFKGDRLEAGRSGGDLCIQACADDPQVAVHAIRNLARIGMGVVNVRWSQLGFGKTSSTTPDSQTPRNLMGFKDGTHNIAGTDADALAQHVWAAPGDGADWMTGGSYLVARRIRMTIETWDRTSLKEQEDVFGRTKIEGAPYGKQKERDTPDLSAMPADSHVRLAHPDSNSGLMILRRGYSFTDGSDGLGRLDAGLFFLAYQRDTRKAFVPLQTKLAANDKLNEYITHVGSAHFACPPGVRKPGEWWGQTLFG from the coding sequence ATGGACGCCGAGAACGAGCAGCAGGCGGCCCCCGCCGAGCACGGCGGGGAAGCGCAGCGCGCAGGGCTCAGCCGACGGGCCGTCATAGGCTGGGCCGGCGCGGGTGTCGCGCTCGGCGCCGCGGCGGTGGGCACGGTCGCCGCCGCGACCATGTCGAGCGACGAGAGCGGTGCCGCGCCGCAGGCGCCGGACGTGCCCTTCTACGGCGAGCACCAGGCGGGGATCTCGACGCCCGTTCAGGACCGGCTGCACTTCGCCGCGTTCGACGTGATCACCACGGACCGGGACGCCCTGGTCAAGATGCTCAAGGAGTGGACCAAGGCGGCGGCCGCGATGACCGGTGGCCGCGAGGTCGGCGGCGGCGCGGTCGGCGCGGTCCCCGAGTCCCCGCCGGACGACACCGGCGAGGCCCTCGGCCTGCCGGCCTCCCGCCTCACCCTGACGATCGGCTTCGGGCCGACGCTGTTCGAGAAGGACGGCCAGGACCGGTTCGGCCTGAAGGCCAAGCGCCCCGAAGCGCTGGTCGAGCTGCCCAAGTTCAAGGGCGACCGGCTGGAGGCCGGCCGCAGCGGCGGCGACCTGTGCATCCAGGCCTGCGCGGACGACCCGCAGGTCGCCGTCCACGCCATCCGCAACCTGGCGAGGATCGGCATGGGCGTGGTCAACGTCCGCTGGTCCCAGCTCGGCTTCGGCAAGACCTCCTCCACCACGCCGGACAGCCAGACCCCGCGCAACCTGATGGGGTTCAAGGACGGCACCCACAACATCGCCGGCACCGACGCCGACGCCCTCGCCCAGCACGTGTGGGCGGCGCCCGGCGACGGCGCGGACTGGATGACCGGCGGCTCCTACCTGGTCGCCCGCCGGATCCGGATGACCATCGAGACCTGGGACCGCACCTCCCTCAAGGAGCAGGAGGACGTCTTCGGCCGCACCAAGATCGAAGGCGCCCCCTACGGCAAGCAGAAGGAACGCGACACCCCCGACCTGTCCGCGATGCCGGCCGACTCGCACGTCCGCCTGGCCCACCCGGACAGCAACAGCGGCCTGATGATCCTGCGCCGCGGCTACTCGTTCACCGACGGCTCCGACGGCCTCGGCCGCCTGGACGCCGGACTGTTCTTCCTGGCCTACCAGCGCGACACCCGCAAGGCCTTCGTTCCGCTGCAGACCAAGCTCGCCGCCAACGACAAGCTGAACGAGTACATCACCCACGTCGGATCCGCCCACTTCGCCTGCCCGCCCGGTGTCCGCAAGCCCGGCGAGTGGTGGGGCCAGACCCTCTTCGGCTGA
- the efeO gene encoding iron uptake system protein EfeO — protein sequence MPAPRRTTAAAFLVLAVAGAALVGCSKKDDGKVSADSGGPVQVNATDSACELSRTSFPAGHVELAVANKGSKVTEVYVYAAGDKIVTERENIGPGTRATINAEIKAGTYEVACKPGMTGDGIRQKITVTAGSAAPVKADDRLTQAVSDYRKYAQEQADATIPVVEQFAAAVTAGDVEKAKSLFAASRVGWERTEPVAESFGDIDPKTDTREDALEDGQAWTGWHRIEKSLWVDGKIGDEEKTLATQLVADLKDWQKRVADAEITPTGMANGAKELLDEVSKNKITGEEDRYSHTDLSDFAANVEGARQAYELLKPVASENEPELSKTLDSEFEKITTLLGTYRNADGTYTSYDKVTEDQRKAFSDAVNSLGEPLSKLAAAVVVK from the coding sequence ATGCCCGCCCCCCGCCGTACGACCGCCGCTGCGTTCCTCGTCCTCGCCGTGGCGGGTGCCGCGCTGGTGGGGTGCTCGAAGAAGGACGACGGGAAGGTCTCCGCGGACAGCGGCGGTCCGGTGCAGGTGAACGCCACCGACAGCGCGTGCGAGCTGTCGCGGACCAGCTTCCCGGCCGGCCACGTCGAGCTGGCGGTGGCGAACAAGGGCAGCAAGGTCACCGAGGTGTACGTCTACGCCGCGGGCGACAAGATCGTCACCGAGCGGGAGAACATCGGCCCGGGCACCAGGGCGACCATCAACGCGGAGATCAAGGCCGGCACGTACGAGGTCGCCTGCAAGCCGGGCATGACCGGTGACGGCATCCGCCAGAAGATCACCGTGACGGCGGGCAGCGCCGCTCCGGTGAAGGCCGACGACCGGCTGACCCAGGCGGTCTCGGACTACCGCAAGTACGCCCAGGAGCAGGCGGACGCCACGATCCCGGTGGTGGAGCAGTTCGCCGCCGCGGTGACCGCCGGCGACGTGGAGAAGGCGAAGTCGCTGTTCGCCGCGTCCCGGGTGGGCTGGGAGCGCACCGAGCCGGTGGCGGAGAGCTTCGGTGACATCGACCCGAAGACCGACACCCGTGAGGACGCGCTGGAGGACGGCCAGGCGTGGACCGGCTGGCACCGGATCGAGAAGTCGCTGTGGGTGGACGGCAAGATCGGTGACGAGGAGAAGACCCTCGCCACCCAGCTGGTCGCCGACCTGAAGGACTGGCAGAAGCGCGTCGCGGACGCGGAGATCACCCCGACCGGCATGGCGAACGGCGCCAAGGAGCTGCTGGACGAGGTCTCCAAGAACAAGATCACCGGCGAGGAGGACCGCTACAGCCACACCGACCTGTCGGACTTCGCCGCCAACGTCGAGGGCGCCCGCCAGGCGTACGAGCTGCTGAAGCCGGTCGCCTCGGAGAACGAGCCGGAGCTGTCGAAGACCCTGGACAGCGAGTTCGAGAAGATCACCACGCTGCTCGGCACGTACCGCAACGCGGACGGCACGTACACCTCGTACGACAAGGTGACGGAGGACCAGCGCAAGGCGTTCTCGGACGCGGTCAACTCGCTCGGCGAGCCGCTCTCCAAGCTCGCCGCGGCCGTCGTCGTCAAGTAA